Sequence from the Desulfovibrio sp. X2 genome:
GCGGTGCGTGAGGTCGAGGATGCGGGTGTAGCGAAGCGTCGGCATGGCGGGCTCTCACAGGGCGGTCGAGGGTCTCGGTCGGGGGCTCAGAACTCGATCAGGGGCGGGTGGGCGAAATGGCGCATCGCCCCTGCCGTGCCGCCGTCGAGCGGCAGGCCGGGCGGCAGGTCCCAGGCGGCGGAGCCGAAGACAAAGGGCTCCATGCGCCGCAGAAGCTCCGCGGCCGAGCCCACGGCAGCGGCGAAGAGGCCGTCCAGGCCGGCGCGCCGCTCCTCGCCCGTGACCGGGTCGCGGTAGGCCAGTCCGCCCTGCACCCGGGGCAGCTGCGCGGCCATGGAGGGGATGAAGAACAGGGCCAGGATCTCGCGCAGGCCGCGCGGCAGGAAGCGCCGCGCGCGATAGAGCGCCTCCGGAAGGAGCGGCAGCCTGCCCGCGGCCTGCAGCCCGGCGAAGACGCGCCAGGCCCGCGCCTGGCAGGGCACGCGAAGCTCCTCGGGCACGCCCGCGGCCTCGCACAGGCCGCCGCGCCGCATGATCCCGGGCAGCACGCCGCGCGCGCGGCGCAGCCGGCGGCCGAGGGACATGCTCCGGGCGCGGGCGAGGCCGGGGCCTCCCCCGTCGCTCGTCCCGCCCAGGAAATGGAGGCTCACGAGCGCTTCGAGGGCGCGGTGGCGCTGTACCGCGGCCGTGCGCAGTGCCGGGTCGGGATGGTGGTAGTCGCCCGTGGCCCAGAAGATGAAGGGGTGAAACGTCGCGTCCGCGCAGACGTGCGTGGCCAGCCCGGCCAGCCAGGCGGGCAACCAGGGCTCGGGCTTCGCGCGGAAGCGCCCGGCCGCGAGCCTGAGCACGGCGTGGGTGTCCTGGCCGTCCTGCCCGCCCAGGACCGCGGGCACGCGGCGGCAGGCGGCGGGCGCCCAGCGCGGCAGGTAGTAGAGCGCGTCGTGCGCCACGCCGCCCAGGAGCAGCACGTCGGGCCGGGCGGCCAGGGGCGCCTCCCAGGCCGTGCCGGACAGGGCCTCTGCCGTGGCCCGGGCCACCAGCCAGTGCGTCAGTTCCTGGGGCACTCCCCGCCGAGCCTCCGGTCGCGCAGCCACATGTCCGCCAGCACCAGCAGCACCATGGCCTTGCACACCGGCACCACGCGCGGGATGGCGCAGACGTCGTGGCGGCCGCCCACCGTGATCTCCACCTCCTCGCCCTGCCGGTTCAGCGTGCGCTGCGGCCGGGCGATGGACGGGATGGGCTTGATGGCCGCGCGGACGACGATCTCCTGGCCGGACGAGATGCCGCCCAGGATGCCGCCCGCGTTGTTGGAGGAAAATCCCTGCCTGGTGATGGAGTCGTTGTTCACGGATCCCCGGGAGCGCGCCGCGGCGAACCCCGAGCCGATCTCCACGCCCTTGACCGCGCCGATGCCCATGAGTGCATGGGCCAGGCAGGCGTCCAGCTTGTCGAAGACCGGCTCGCCCCAGCCCGCGGGCACGCCGCGGGCCACGACCTCGACCACGCCGCCCAGGGTCTCGCCCTCGGCCCGCGCCTGGACGCAGGCCTTCTCCCAGGCGTCCGCCGCCTGCAGGTCCGGGCTGAAGA
This genomic interval carries:
- a CDS encoding zinc dependent phospholipase C family protein, whose translation is MPQELTHWLVARATAEALSGTAWEAPLAARPDVLLLGGVAHDALYYLPRWAPAACRRVPAVLGGQDGQDTHAVLRLAAGRFRAKPEPWLPAWLAGLATHVCADATFHPFIFWATGDYHHPDPALRTAAVQRHRALEALVSLHFLGGTSDGGGPGLARARSMSLGRRLRRARGVLPGIMRRGGLCEAAGVPEELRVPCQARAWRVFAGLQAAGRLPLLPEALYRARRFLPRGLREILALFFIPSMAAQLPRVQGGLAYRDPVTGEERRAGLDGLFAAAVGSAAELLRRMEPFVFGSAAWDLPPGLPLDGGTAGAMRHFAHPPLIEF
- the aroC gene encoding chorismate synthase encodes the protein MSGNTFGREFRLTTFGESHGRGLGGVIDGCPAGIALSEADIQAELDRRKPGQGGAAATARQEADRVEIWSGVFEGLTTGTPIGFTIANQDQRSRDYSKIKDVFRPGHADLTFDAKFGLRDYRGGGRSSGRETASRVAGGAVAQCLLREMGVEVLAYPVELGGIAVKRIDLRDFRERPFFSPDLQAADAWEKACVQARAEGETLGGVVEVVARGVPAGWGEPVFDKLDACLAHALMGIGAVKGVEIGSGFAAARSRGSVNNDSITRQGFSSNNAGGILGGISSGQEIVVRAAIKPIPSIARPQRTLNRQGEEVEITVGGRHDVCAIPRVVPVCKAMVLLVLADMWLRDRRLGGECPRN